ttaattcagtttaataGTGTGCTGCAGTTTCATGCCAACAAACGTAAAGTTACATTTAACCTTGGTGGATACCTCGTCTTCAAAGCAAAGAACATTTACcacaaagattaaaaacaagctAAATAAGAATTTATGTATTAGAAACAtgttggttagggttagggttagggttaatgGTGGTGGAGAATCCCTGATTTTCCCAATTACTTTCTACAAAGATGAGTCTTTGAGATGAGATAACACCCATAACATTTACTTcctacagacaaacacaagacGGGAACTGCACAGAACTTGTCCAGTTAAACTTCAGGTGTATTAAGCTAAAAGCCCTTCAAGGGTATGAACTTTCCCCTTTTTGTCATTTAAGCAACTTGCTCTTAGAATCTCTCTGAGAGCAGCGCTGGGATTTGTAGGATGAGTGGACCACAGGAACTGTTCGGTTCTGCTTCCTGTAAGGTAGGAAGCAGCCCAGGAGTCGACGACGGGTCTGGGCCTGGATGGTGAGGTCGGTTCGTCCCTCGGTGGTTTCGGCGAGACGTGTCTCCTCCCGCCTGGAGAGAGAGCTGAAGGGCAGCAGAAAGTAGGAGAAGGAGGTGTTCTTCAGTCCATCCGGACCATCTTCCCCCTGCGGCCTCCCGAGCCATCGCcatctcttttccttttaatcatttttaccAGTGTAAACAGTtcagaagggaaaaaaatgcaaaggttttagaaaacctgcagcagaaatatgtgttttttattatttttttaaattattttttagcTTTCCTCTCCTGGTAATCATCTCACGGCCACTCAGGTTTATCTTGCGACCCCTCGCTGGGGTCTCGACCTCCATGTTGGCAACTGCTGTCTATGTGAGatgataaaaaagtaatttcatgTGGGAGTTAAAGAAATGTACAGATTACTGTAGCTcgtgtgtttatgttatttttcatataattgGTGCCAAATTCAGGGTTCAACCAATATGAGTCTCTGAagcacaaaatatttaaaatgtattcttgGATTTCAGTGTTTACCATTAGGATCTGAAACGGTTTTACACAAAAACTCTTCTAATCACGTTTATCGCTGCCTGTAAATGAAATAAGTcactaaataaaaaaacgaAAGTGTCTGAGGCAGAGATTCAGTTCTAAttacagccaaaaaaaacaaaaaaaaacaccttgtaCAGAAAGtgactgttttgtattttgtattatttgtgtttttttgttgacgACTGAGCATCAGTGTCATTTGTAATCTTTTGAACTGTAAACCTGTGACtccatttattttatgtataaaaagcttttattgtgaaggctGAGTCATGTCTGTTACTGTACATGTAGTATGTCTTTTgggattattattactattatttaagTTCTTTACTTTTTAGTTTCTCTGCCacaaactaaaaagaaaagcactGCTTCTAAACGTTGTATCTACAGACACTTCCCTGTTCTTATCTCATATTTGTGTTTCCATTGGCGAACAAGCAAACCcgtctctgcagtgtgtgtgtttatctgcactTGACATTTCGCACTGGCCCAtgctgtcagaggtcagaggtcaatgAGGAAGAGAGCATGTTGTTCCACTGGtaaatggaggaaaacaaacTTGAGTGTGAAACCCATTTACTGGTGGGagactttatttttcctcctggGAGTGGGTGTATTTATTTTGGATTGTGAAGCATTTCAGCAGATTGCAGATGCAGATATATGCTTGCATGGTTTTCAATGGTTTTAGAGAGGTCACCCGTAAAGGTGAAACTCCGTCAGCAGAGCCAAAGAAAAGCAAGACTGATGCCTGGAAAAcctgaatggcaaaaaaagaaaattggaaAGTTATAAATACAACTGGCAAGGTAAACACAGACCAATGACAACCCAGGGTTCACCTGGAATGTGGAATGATGGGATCTCAGGTTGATTTATCAATCACAATGTCAGGTTACAATGATAAGTGAATATTTCAGGCTGGGTTTGTCAGGCAGtgcctcctcctttttttaCTCCTTTCCCTTTTCACATTAGCcttatcatttatattttagaaaaaaaaatgtttttttggctctGCATGTTAAGGTCATACATTATAAATGATCTCTGCCACCAGGCCAGCCATGCTCTTAagaaatatttgtatataaacTCACTTTTCCTGCTGTCAGATGTATTATAAGTTAGTCTAGCCTGTGCTCACATTTTGTCAGTAGGGCTTCGACCTGTGTTAGATATTAAGCAGAATATGGCTGAAAACTGAACGGATGGCAGTAGTGGAAGAAGTATTAATctcaagtaaaagtagcagtacagcagtgtagaaatactcgGTTACAAGTAAAACTCATTCAAAATGGTATGCTTCATGTTTTggcatgaaaacagacatttccatttttgtgtATGAGCCAAATAAAAAGGTTAACTGGAATAAATTTATTAGTtggtttaaatatatatatataataatatataatataatataatataatataatataatataatataatatgatatgatatgatatgatataatataatataatataatataatataatataatataatataatataatataatataatataatataatataatataatataatataatatacgTAGGAGAAAGTCCCGCCTACAAGGTATCTAATTGGACAAGCCCGAACCAATGTCTGACGTCTGTGCGGTCTAACCAATCAGCACGAGACATTCTGACTCACTGGATTAAGGTGTAACTTCAACGGTAGCGCCGAAACTTCGCACAGCGACTGTGGtaagaaaataatgtaattaatacGAATGTCTAGCGCATTTAAGTCCATTAAACGTCAGCCAACAGTAACGTTAACATACCCAATATTATCCTGAGTTACCTTAAGACCGTTTACGTAAAAAATGTACGAATAACGTTAGTGTTCAAAACGTTAGCAAAGTGCTAGCTAACGCGGCTAAAAACATTAGCTTGTTATAAGGAACGCTGATGCGGTTTGTTGACATGAGAAGTTGAGTAATCTATGAAAGTACTgcatatacttatatatatatactagtGATTTAAGTCATGGCAACAGGTGTTAAAGGTTCCCCAGAggttttaaattaatttccatatatatttttttatgttgtggtAGCTAATATTATTAGCACAACAGCTATTCCTCTTGTCACAAAATGGATGTTTTTCATGTCATCATGTAGAATTACCTCATCTAAGACTAAGATTTGCTTGGTCAGAtgtaaaaaatatcacaatCTCTACAGGCACTTGCTCTGTCCATACATGTGTGCACTTGTAGGGAAGTAAAAATCCATTGTATGCAGCcatttcagtgtgttgttttgatggTTTCAGACATGGGAGTATTGTTTATGAGCATATAGTTGTGCACCTGTGCAcaaggtgctgctgctgctctgctctctgttttgaGGAAGCCCACATGTCTGATTAGGCTAAAACCAAATCTAAGCTCTTTAGTGTCCCCTTTTTTTGAAGAAGTGAGGGCTGGGAAAAATTGTCTTCACTTTGTAGTGTCCTTGCTTTGATGGGCTAAAAATCAATTTAAGACACACGTATTAGAGCACAGTCCCTCACACTCTGAATCATCCACCCACcagatacaaaataaaaagacagcCGTCCTCCTGTgcccttcttctctccttcacctccatgTTTTCAATTAGCCTCCTGAGAGCACACAGTCTGCTTTTTCCATCCACCCCACTGACTCCTCCTCCCTACACTCCTCTTTCAAACTGTGCGTTCTCTCACTTTTCCTTCTCTGGTCTCAGTTCACCTCCCTTTTGACATCCCTTCGATCTCGCCTGCAGATGAGACACAGTTTGCTTCATATTCTCAGTCCTACTGAGTGTCTAATAAGCAGCGACGCAAGAGATTGaacttgtgactttttttgtatAGTGGTGGGAGAGGATTAGAGTCACACAATCGAGATTAACTTGGCTAAAATTTGCCTAAGACTTATAGAGTTCGCATTTCCTTATTTCAAAGTTTAATTCAGTCTTTTTCTGATTCTCAAgtctctaaaatgttttttttggtggaGGGAAGAGGGAAGTCTAGGTTTCAGCAGCAAGTAATCGCAGTCCTGTCCAGCTCtgtgtcactgaaaaaaaaaaacaacttctgaAAAGTTCATATTAAAACaccctgtggtgtgtgtgaacaagtatatatatatatatatttgggaAGCAGCTTGAAGTCTACCATGGAATTTTTCTTGAATTTTGAATTATAATTATTGACAAGAATTTTAGATAATAAGCAGGAAAAATATGGAGGCCTGCAGTTAACTGGCTGCCTTCAACCAACAAACACTGGTTTATTGGTAtactgatttgatttaaaaactgAAGAAGAGTTTTAACTGGAGTTTGAGAAACATTCAGAGAAGAAAATCTCACATAAAGAAtagttttaatttatattttcctgATGGGGAGAAGGAAATACATTACAGACAAACCACCAGTGTTGCTTTTCACTGTTGCTTGATACCAGAAACTGCCACTAGATGACACTAATATCCAGTTGAAAATTCGAGTTTATACAAGTTGCCAGTGTCAGTGTATTCCCATCTCCTCTGGCAAGCTCAGTACAAATATTCAAGTTGTTCTGCAGTTGAATTGACAGTTGTCAAAGAGGGTTCcctaaagaaattaaataactTTATCACACTTAATTTAGTCTGCAGTGGGTTTTCATTCTCAGCTGACACCCACAGGAAGACCTTTACTAACTCCACTGTCACATCAATTGTGCCATCTTTATTCAGTGTGACACAGAATTCATTTCAAAAGCTAGTCATCAGAAATTAAAATAACTTCAGTAAATAACCATGAAACATGCATTTATTAGTTGATAATACACTttatgcacatatacacatatatactgtatatgttttagCTCAGTTAACAAAGGCATGTGACTGTATGGGGATTGTTACTGTAGAAAATATGACtgaatatactgtgtgtgtgtgtgtgtgtgtatgtgtgtgtgtgtgtgtgtggaggtccttgaacagcagcaggagaataTAATGCTCAGACAGGTGGTGGTGCTTCACAGGACTAgagggcagagacagagagagacagatcagTGCTTCTGTGAACACACCACattctcaaaaacaaaatcatcgactaaatttaaatgaacaagTAATTCATTTGTCTATGAGACATGCAAAAGCCCAACCTGGACAGGAGTCGAGAATTAGCAATACCCATGAACTCTTTGTGTGACGCATTAGTTTCACCCTGTTTTGAAACTGTTAGATTTCATCGTCccaatcaaataaataaattaactaaaaagaaaactaaactaGATTGTCATTATTTGAATGCTTCCCTTATTGCTTTATCCTAAACTATGTCGTACAGTCGACATGGTTCGGTGCCTCCGGGGCTTCACTTGAGCGGCGAGCTGACGTCAGATCTTTCTCGTGGTGAGGTTACTTTAAGGCCGTATTTTCAAAAGCAGCGTTTTGGTGTCTGTATGTCTCACTAGTTTCCTCTGTTTTCGCGTTAACAAAGAAAGGCAGAAACACTGCTGCGGTTTACCTggtaaatttaaaatttttttttatagaaggACTATTTATTGATTTGTGTCCAGTGACAGCcctcatgtctgtgtgagtgtttgtgcctgtTATTATGAGTAACTCACATTTCTTGGTCCATTTAGCGTCAGGGTCAACACAGACTTTTCCCTTGCTTGTGCGGAAActagaagaaaaaagaaacagtgatgaaaatgattattattttgtgtgtgtgtgtgtgtgtgtgtgtgtgtgtgtgtgtgtgtgtaagtaagtaTTCAAGAGACTATGTTTACACTTACATCAACGCCTTCACACATGGTCCGTGGGCGTGTTGTGTGGTGGGCGTCCCAGATACATCTGCACTGAGATCAGTAGAGGAGACCTCAGTGCAGCACAGAGGGACTCGTCCTCGGTGTGGGAACCTCGACcctgagaggggggggggggggggggggggggggtttgaatACAGAAAGTGTAAGCAGTGTGGCATTAGACCAGCATGCTGTGCTGCAGGAACGAGGCCTCCTCAGCCGTCACCAGTCAGaggtcctgctgctgctctctgggcTCTATTCCACTTGTAGCTGTCACACTGGTTACACATATTTTAATTCAAGAGAGAGACAACTTTAAATTAAAGTGATCAAAAAATGGAAGCTGttgattttaaagcaaaaacaggAATATAACAACACAggaaatttgaattaaaaagtcaaatgtaaAAGCCTTTTTATGATTAATTTTGCTTTGTTTCCCACAGTTTTTGATGCATTGTGTATATAAAAAcgttttttaatcattttatcatAGTCTTATAAACTAAATGTTGCTTTTTACAACTATAATTAAATGCTTAACAAAGTGTAGAATTACTGCAGTGATATCCTCCAGAGATCAGCACCACTGTCTTTCAAAATAATGCACATatacagtttttaatgtttcttccAGTGGATAAATATGTGATATGTAGTGAATATATACTACAGTGATAAAAAAGAAGATGTCATATGATCCGTTTGAGGTTAGAAATCAAAACATCGGCTCAGTATAATGTGTTGTGGTAATTCTTTGGTGCTTACCTGGtgtacacagacacagggggaggaggaggaggagagcgacGGACAGGATCCTCATGGACATTTTGAACAATGGACTCGCTGGTTGACTGGTTGACTGATTGATCAAGGCTGCAACTGCAGAAGCTGATTGACGTTTGGATATTTATCGGTAAGTGCATCAAGATAATCTTGGGGGTGTGTTTGGCTGTGGGCAGTACTGATGACGTGTTTCCATATGTATTAAATGCATAtgtataaactgtgtgtgtgtgtgtgtgtgtgtgtgtggttatggtACTATCACACCTCCGCCCTTCATCAGACAGTCTTTTCTACCCCCTGTGCAAATTTAAACCACCAACATCTAACTAACATCTTTCTTGGAAACAACCTGACACgtttgcatgcacacacacacgcacacgcacacacacacacacacaaccacacacacacacacacacacacacacacacacacacacacaaccacacacacacacacacagcgtatTTTGTATAAGTGTATGTAAGTGTGAACATGATGCACAGCGTGGTGTTTTGCGTAGTCATGGCCCGTAATTATTCACTGCTCCACTGGAAGTTATTATTACTTATATATaagtttaaattaattattttgcaGCTCTGTGAAATATTCAACTGATAAACATCTTAAAACAGGATTCCCATGGGTCCTTGATATTCTTTGAAAGTCTTGAATTTGATGTTAAAGTTTGTGGGAACCTGGTTAAAATCCACTTAAAGCTCCTTAATTTGACCCTCAGGCCTAAATGTTTCTTATGCATTTACATGTATAAGTAAAGACAAGTAAGTTCAGCAGCTTGATGGAGGCTGGAACAAACAGTAGCTTGAGGTGTTTTGATTTGCACTTTGGCACCGTGAGTCTTCTTCCTGATGGCAGAGGTTTGTAGTCAGAGAAGAGGGTAGGATGCCTGTTTCATGAC
This DNA window, taken from Seriola aureovittata isolate HTS-2021-v1 ecotype China chromosome 20, ASM2101889v1, whole genome shotgun sequence, encodes the following:
- the ccl34b.4 gene encoding chemokine (C-C motif) ligand 34b, duplicate 4; translated protein: MSMRILSVALLLLLPLCLCTPGSRFPHRGRVPLCCTEVSSTDLSADVSGTPTTQHAHGPCVKALIFRTSKGKVCVDPDAKWTKKFL